From one Mya arenaria isolate MELC-2E11 chromosome 4, ASM2691426v1 genomic stretch:
- the LOC128230572 gene encoding involucrin-like: protein MLTMAQCNTGDFWTATGNGNTHRTESPMDMDDPFNSASPSYGQHHQQQRTVSQQGQTSQGQAAASTPPMPQPVQTSQGHASAFSPPMPQPVQTSRGQAAASTPPMPQPVQTSRGQTPASTPPMPQPVQTSRGQAPSSAPTFPQPVQTSQSQAAASTSTMSKQPHWTMKTAEHNVPRTNNSEHDEQIVRLMQEELNQERQRQVEQDRLHLEEMLRAEREEQDRLHLEELIQAEREEQEQQDRMFALTVQESLTQEEIAKRGGQHVRNRGRRGVLHQNRGHRSQGMTRGLGQERTNQETIDQELALSLQREEDARDGAGNRGGLAGPTMVPPVAPQSAGILQDYHQMQQERRRTRQEIQQAVAARQQELQHHRQSQLRDLNEAQLEFQNHHRRLWQMGRRGNFVRVPAMFDVPGLSNVGNSYESLLELGARLGNVSRGLTIEECSTLPTERYTQRDGDTADCSVCMEEYKTGDTQKRLPCLHIFHDSCIDPWLKDNATCPVCREVVKVS, encoded by the exons ATGCTAACAATGGCACAATGCAATACTGGAGATTTCTGGACAGCAACAGGGAATGGAAATACCCACAGAACAGAATCTCCAATGGATATGGATGATCCTTTCAACAGCGCTTCTCCATCCTACGGCCaacatcatcagcagcagcgtACGG TGTCCCAACAAGGACAAACAAGCCAAGGTCAGGCTGCAGCCTCCACACCACCCATGCCCCAACCAGTGCAAACAAGCCAAGGTCATGCTTCAGCCTTCTCACCACCCATGCCCCAACCAGTGCAAACAAGCCGAGGTCAAGCTGCAGCCTCCACACCACCCATGCCCCAACCAGTGCAAACAAGCCGAGGCCAGACTCCAGCCTCCACACCACCCATGCCCCAACCAGTGCAAACAAGCAGAGGCCAGGCTCCATCCTCCGCACCAACCTTTCCCCAGCCAGTGCAAACAAGCCAAAGCCAGGCTGCTGCCTCCACATCCACAATGTCCAAGCAGCCACATTGGACCATGAAAACAGCTGAACATAATGTACCTCGAACAAACAACAGTGAACATGACGAACAAATTGTTAGATTAATGCAG GAAGAGTTAAACCAAGAAAGACAGAGACAGGTAGAGCAAGATCGCCTGCATTTAGAGGAAATGCTAAGAGCTGAGAGGGAAGAGCAAGATCGCCTGCATTTGGAGGAATTAATACAAGCTGAAAGGGAGGAGCAAGAGCAGCAAGACAGAATGTTTGCCCTTACAGTGCAAGAATCGTTAACCCAGGAAGAAATAGCGAAAAGGGGTGGCCAACATGTTAGAAACAGAGGACGGAGAGGTGTTTTGCATCAAAATAGGGGTCACAGATCTCAAGGAATGACCAGAGGTCTGGGTCAAGAGAGGACAAATCAGGAGACTATTGACCAAGAGTTGGCCCTTTCTCTACAGAGGGAGGAGGATGCAAGGGATGGGGCCGGGAACAGAGGAGGTTTGGCTGGGCCTACTATGGTTCCCCCAGTAGCTCCACAATCTGCAG GTATTCTGCAGGATTATCATCAAATGCAACAGGAAAGGAGAAGAACTCGCCAGGAAATACAACAG GCAGTGGCCGCCCGTCAACAAGAGTTACAGCATCATCGACAATCTCAGCTCCGAGACCTTAATGAGGCACAGCTGGAGTTCCAGAACCACCATAGGAGACTATGGCAG ATGGGCAGAAGAGGGAACTTTGTCAGGGTTCCTGCAATGTTTGACGTCCCTGGCTTGAGTAATGTAGGAAATAGTTATGAG TCTCTGTTAGAACTGGGAGCGCGCCTGGGTAATGTTAGTAGAGGCCTAACCATAGAGGAGTGCTCCACACTTCCGACCGAGAGGTACACACAGAGAGACGGAGATACCGCGGACTGCAGCGTGTGTATGGAGGAATACAAGACTGGAGATACACAGAAAAGATTGCCCTGTCTCCATATATTCCATGACTCCTGTATTGACCCATGGTTAAAA GACAACGCAACATGTCCGGTGTGCAGAGAGGTCGTTAAAGTTTCCTGA
- the LOC128231481 gene encoding E3 ubiquitin-protein ligase RNF6-like gives MEEQEQQDRMFALAVQESITQEERAKRGGQHCRNRGRGSFLHQNRNQRSRGIGRGQGQDRTHQGTFDHELALSLKLEESERKPAWNSDGCTLKDPTQAEMAQRDGQHGRNRGWRGFRNQICHIFRGMGRGHGQERTHQKTVDHKLALSPHREEDKKKGVGNRDDGARPNVVPPVAPQSAGTLRNDHRMQQEMRSSRQDIQQAVAASLQELQHPHQSQLGDLDAAQLQSQNHHRSQLGRRGNIVRAPAMPDVSVLNDDINGYEALLELEERNVARGLTTKECSKLPTKRYRQTDRQSEGCSVCMDEYKTGDTQKTLPCLHVFHDSCIDPWLKNSARCPVCREVVHVS, from the exons ATGGAAGAGCAAGAGCAGCAAGACAGAATGTTTGCCCTTGCAGTGCAAGAATCTATAACCCAAGAAGAAAGGGCGAAAAGGGGTGGCCAACATTGTAGAAACAGAGGGCGGGGAAGCTTTCTGCATCAAAATAGGAATCAAAGATCTCGAGGAATAGGCAGAGGTCAAGGTCAGGATAGGACACATCAGGGGACTTTTGACCACGAGCTCGCCCTGTCTCTAAAGTTAGAGGAGAGTGAAAGGAAACCAGCATGGAACAGTGACGGTTGTACACTGAAAGACCCAACCCAAGCAGAAATGGCACAAAGGGATGGCCAACATGGTAGAAACAGAGGATGGAGAGGTTTTCGTAATCAAATTTGTCACATATTTCGAGGAATGGGCAGAGGTCATGGTCAGGAGAGGACACATCAGAAGACTGTTGACCATAAGCTAGCTCTGTCTCCACATAGAGAGGAGGATAAGAAGAAAGGAGTCGGGAACAGAGACGATGGTGCTAGGCCTAATGTGGTCCCCCCTGTAGCCCCACAATCTGCAG GTACTCTGCGGAATGATCATCGAATGCAACAAGAAATGAGAAGTTCTCGCCAGGACATACAACAG GCAGTGGCCGCCAGTCTACAGGAGTTACAGCATCCTCACCAATCTCAACTTGGAGACCTTGATGCTGCGCAACTACAATCCCAGAACCACCACAGGTCGCAG CTGGGCAGAAGAGGAAACATTGTCAGGGCTCCTGCAATGCCTGACGTGTCTGTCTTGAATGATGATATAAATGGTTATGAG GCTCTTTTAGAACTGGAAGAGCGTAATGTTGCTAGAGGCTTGACTACGAAGGAGTGCTCCAAACTGCCGACTAAGagatacagacagacagacagacagtcgGAGGGCTGCAGCGTGTGTATGGATGAATACAAGACTGGAGATACACAGAAAACATTGCCCTGTCTCCATGTATTCCATGACTCCTGCATTGACCCATGGTTGAAG AACAGCGCAAGATGTCCGGTGTGCAGAGAAGTTGTTCACGTTTCCTGA